Proteins encoded by one window of Cylindrospermum stagnale PCC 7417:
- a CDS encoding Uma2 family endonuclease — MILPTITQDIIELAPGDELILRFRTWNDYENLLTRRQNKAGLRIKYNSATQEIRIMSPLPGHGKNTDILADLVKALLRHQGKDWEAFTPITLKRANQQAAEPDYCFYIQNRERILGKERLDFEIDPPPDLVIEVDLTSTTKPEDYQAIAPGELWIYRRNNLLIYQFDGGQYQESQSSCNFPDFDVKKLIPHYVERGWQVGSSVVVREFKTFLR; from the coding sequence ATGATATTACCCACCATTACCCAAGACATAATTGAACTGGCTCCAGGGGATGAGTTAATTCTGCGATTTAGAACTTGGAATGATTACGAGAATTTGCTCACCCGTCGCCAAAATAAAGCCGGATTAAGAATTAAATATAACAGTGCTACTCAAGAAATTAGAATTATGTCACCGTTACCGGGTCATGGTAAAAATACTGATATATTAGCCGACTTAGTAAAGGCTTTACTTCGACATCAAGGTAAAGATTGGGAAGCATTTACACCTATTACTCTCAAGCGTGCTAACCAACAAGCAGCAGAACCAGACTACTGTTTTTATATCCAAAATCGAGAGCGTATTTTAGGAAAAGAGCGCCTTGATTTTGAAATTGATCCTCCACCCGATTTAGTGATTGAAGTTGATTTGACTTCCACCACTAAACCAGAAGACTATCAAGCAATTGCTCCTGGTGAACTCTGGATTTATCGTCGAAATAATCTGCTTATTTATCAGTTCGATGGGGGACAATATCAGGAAAGTCAAAGTAGTTGTAATTTTCCTGATTTTGATGTGAAAAAACTTATTCCGCACTATGTTGAGCGAGGTTGGCAGGTTGGTTCAAGTGTTGTAGTGCGAGAATTTAAGACGTTTTTGAGGTAA
- the psaC gene encoding photosystem I iron-sulfur center protein PsaC, translated as MSHTVKIYDTCIGCTQCVRACPTDVLEMVPWDGCKAAQVASSPRTEDCVGCKRCETACPTDFLSIRVYLGAETTRSMGLAY; from the coding sequence ATGTCTCATACCGTTAAAATCTACGATACCTGCATCGGCTGCACCCAATGCGTCCGCGCTTGCCCTACTGATGTGCTAGAGATGGTTCCCTGGGATGGCTGCAAAGCTGCTCAAGTTGCTTCCTCACCCCGCACTGAAGACTGTGTAGGCTGCAAACGATGTGAAACTGCTTGCCCCACTGACTTTTTGAGCATCCGGGTTTATCTGGGCGCTGAAACAACTCGCAGCATGGGTCTAGCATACTGA
- the fmt gene encoding methionyl-tRNA formyltransferase, with protein sequence MKIVFFGTPEFSVPTLEKLLNHPEFEVLGVVTQPDKRRERGNKLTPSAVKTFATKYNLPIWQPERVKKDTETLTQLQQLDADVFVVVAYGQILSRKILKMPKLGCINVHGSILPKYRGAAPIQWCLYNGEKETGITTMLMDAGMDTGDMLLKAITPIGLLDDAQVLADALAAAGANLLVETLLKLEGQEIVPIPQDNAEATYAPLIQKQDYGLDWSKSAIQLHNQIRGFYPNCTASFRNQSLKITATAPLGAAYIHELPPKLSEIVHKLPDLSTISSQPGEVVSIIKGIGAIAQTGEGLLLLREVQLAGKRPQSGWDFVNGSRLTVGEVFGNGN encoded by the coding sequence ATGAAAATTGTATTTTTTGGTACGCCCGAATTTTCCGTTCCCACCCTAGAAAAATTACTGAATCACCCTGAATTTGAAGTGTTAGGCGTTGTCACCCAACCAGATAAACGCCGGGAACGTGGGAATAAACTAACGCCTTCAGCAGTAAAAACCTTCGCCACCAAGTATAACCTCCCAATATGGCAACCTGAGCGGGTCAAAAAAGACACTGAAACTTTAACCCAACTCCAGCAATTAGACGCAGATGTGTTTGTGGTTGTTGCCTATGGACAGATTTTGTCTCGAAAAATCTTAAAAATGCCAAAGTTGGGCTGTATTAATGTACATGGCTCGATTTTGCCTAAGTATCGGGGTGCGGCGCCGATTCAGTGGTGTCTGTATAACGGTGAAAAGGAAACCGGGATCACGACGATGTTAATGGATGCGGGGATGGATACAGGGGACATGCTCTTGAAAGCAATTACACCCATTGGCTTACTGGATGATGCTCAAGTTTTAGCTGATGCTTTAGCGGCTGCTGGTGCAAATTTATTGGTGGAAACTTTGTTAAAGCTGGAAGGTCAGGAAATTGTGCCTATTCCTCAAGATAATGCAGAAGCGACTTATGCGCCGTTGATTCAAAAGCAGGATTATGGCTTGGATTGGTCGAAGAGTGCTATCCAATTACACAATCAAATCAGAGGCTTTTACCCTAACTGCACCGCTAGCTTTCGCAACCAATCGCTGAAAATCACTGCTACTGCTCCCCTAGGTGCTGCTTATATTCATGAGCTACCACCAAAATTGTCTGAAATAGTTCATAAACTGCCCGATTTGTCAACCATATCAAGCCAACCTGGGGAAGTGGTCAGTATAATTAAGGGGATTGGTGCGATCGCACAAACTGGGGAAGGTTTGCTGCTGTTGCGAGAGGTTCAGCTAGCTGGTAAACGTCCCCAGTCGGGATGGGATTTTGTGAATGGTAGCCGCTTAACGGTAGGTGAGGTGTTTGGCAATGGAAATTAA
- a CDS encoding Uma2 family endonuclease, translating to MTTLVNTPQPTEIFYPSSDGKPLAESYIHLYAILVTLEILRQYLQGQQATVLGDQFLYYAQGYPKLRVASDVMVIFNVAPGGRDNYKIWEEGQVPAVIFEMTSPGTKNQDIGFKKTLYEQLGVQEYWLFDPKGEWITEQLQGYRLYREEYEPITDGRCEPLKLRLEVDGELIAFYREDTGEKLLAPGELAQALQQSELQVEKLKEQLKALGVEPEMG from the coding sequence ATGACTACCCTCGTAAATACTCCTCAACCAACAGAAATTTTTTATCCTAGTTCGGATGGTAAACCCTTGGCGGAATCCTACATTCATTTGTATGCAATACTTGTAACTTTAGAAATCTTGAGACAGTATTTGCAGGGACAGCAAGCGACTGTTTTAGGAGATCAATTTCTCTACTATGCTCAAGGTTATCCTAAATTGAGGGTAGCTTCGGATGTAATGGTAATTTTTAATGTTGCTCCTGGGGGTCGAGATAATTACAAGATTTGGGAAGAAGGACAAGTACCTGCGGTGATTTTTGAAATGACTTCTCCAGGTACTAAAAATCAGGATATAGGTTTCAAAAAGACTTTGTATGAGCAGTTAGGGGTACAGGAGTACTGGTTATTTGACCCCAAGGGAGAATGGATAACCGAACAGTTACAAGGCTATCGTTTATATAGAGAAGAGTATGAACCAATTACTGATGGACGATGCGAGCCTTTAAAACTGCGGTTGGAAGTTGATGGCGAATTGATTGCTTTTTATCGGGAAGATACGGGGGAGAAGTTGTTGGCTCCTGGGGAGTTAGCGCAGGCGTTACAACAGTCTGAGTTGCAGGTGGAAAAGTTGAAGGAACAGTTAAAGGCGCTGGGTGTTGAGCCTGAGATGGGTTAG
- a CDS encoding tetratricopeptide repeat protein yields MSDNRKRSLTEQNRALNLFTDRHDLTRVFAAYLNDEQPSEKILFFHGDGGNGKSLLLRFLQTRCCKRLRWESWQGLQSKSDREVADYIENLADSWEFAEVPAISQDFGLSPNGDDQPQDPFYGLLMLRRKLSRAATELKYHLRFPLYDFACIWYLKQKNRLTPEKLKELFPAEELDLLIEIGNAVSDTSWGTIGKAVLGIFNKHLGENFILHLQQRGIKAEDVQGIRRMDAETELINELPRYLAEDLNAAMSQKNAPKRIVLFFDTHEAFWGYQRNLPDTLFFQKDEWLRYFLAELELKAGIVAVVAGREAPRWDKAENFPINHLDNQLVNCLSPDDADEYLRRAEVTNEDLRKNIISYASVEVHQVHPFLLGLCADVVSQAKAPTVNITPADFPKTPETANKAEILINRLLKYADRDIGYAVHALSACRAFNFDIYHLLGEKLHFQTTKPAFEILTEFSFVWDVEQLGKDWYRIHNLLRRLDYEGGNKTTQQAHEVLEKYYRQQGKVAEAIYHANRLDWLRGVNEWVNVFDEALQKSRYEQCRSLLEIRNEIVIESNFDLGRVSQHEGDYFAKLARYQEAREEYLEAVAAYEQELRITPDDTATLNNLGNALQRLGDLQTQLSQHSEALQSYNNAIANYKLALNLAPDDTATLNNLGSALQSLGDLQTQLSQHHEALQSYNDAIATYKLALNLAPNNIYALNNLGLALQRLGNLQTKLSQHSEALQSYNNAIATYKSALNLAPDYINALNNLGNALQRLGNLQTQLSQHHEALQSYNDAIATYKSALNLAPDYINALNNLGNALRSLGDLQTQLSQHHEALQSYNDAITTYKSALNLAPDYIQILNNLGNALRSLGNLQTQLSQHHEALQSYNDAIAAYKLALNLAPDYINALDNLGNALQSLGDLQTQLSQHHEALQSYNDAIAAYKSALNLAPDYINALNNLGNALLRLGIFLLESSQKQEAVNCIQEALTLFNRSLAIAPGGESVRNLRDKLQNFLDNLD; encoded by the coding sequence ATGAGTGATAATCGAAAGCGATCGCTAACTGAACAAAATCGCGCCTTAAACTTATTTACAGACCGCCACGATTTAACCCGCGTATTTGCTGCCTATTTGAATGACGAACAACCATCAGAAAAAATCTTATTTTTTCATGGTGATGGCGGTAACGGTAAATCTTTGCTGCTAAGGTTTTTACAGACTCGCTGTTGTAAACGCTTGCGGTGGGAGAGTTGGCAGGGTTTACAATCTAAAAGTGATCGGGAAGTTGCAGACTATATCGAAAATTTGGCAGATAGTTGGGAATTTGCCGAAGTACCAGCAATTTCGCAAGATTTTGGACTTAGCCCCAATGGCGATGATCAACCCCAAGATCCATTTTATGGGTTATTGATGTTGAGGAGAAAACTTTCTCGTGCAGCTACAGAATTAAAATACCATTTGCGGTTTCCGTTGTATGACTTCGCTTGCATTTGGTATCTCAAGCAAAAAAACCGCCTCACCCCCGAAAAATTAAAAGAACTCTTTCCCGCAGAAGAACTTGATTTGCTGATAGAAATTGGTAATGCTGTCAGCGATACATCTTGGGGAACTATTGGTAAAGCAGTATTGGGGATTTTTAACAAGCATTTAGGGGAAAACTTTATTCTGCACTTGCAGCAGCGGGGAATCAAAGCAGAGGATGTGCAAGGAATCCGGCGGATGGATGCAGAAACCGAATTAATTAACGAATTACCGCGATATTTGGCTGAAGATTTAAATGCGGCGATGTCCCAAAAGAATGCACCAAAAAGAATTGTACTATTTTTTGATACTCACGAAGCCTTTTGGGGTTATCAGCGCAACTTACCAGATACGCTATTTTTTCAAAAAGATGAATGGCTAAGATATTTTTTAGCAGAACTGGAACTGAAAGCCGGTATAGTCGCAGTAGTCGCGGGAAGAGAAGCACCACGCTGGGATAAAGCTGAGAATTTCCCTATTAATCACTTAGATAATCAATTGGTGAATTGTCTCTCACCAGATGATGCAGATGAATATTTACGACGTGCTGAAGTTACGAATGAGGATTTGAGAAAAAATATCATTTCCTATGCTAGCGTGGAAGTACATCAGGTACATCCGTTTTTGCTGGGTTTGTGTGCGGATGTGGTATCGCAAGCAAAAGCGCCAACAGTTAATATTACCCCTGCTGACTTCCCCAAAACACCGGAAACAGCAAATAAAGCTGAGATACTAATTAACCGATTGCTGAAATATGCAGATAGAGACATTGGTTATGCTGTTCATGCTTTAAGTGCTTGTCGAGCATTTAATTTTGATATTTATCACCTTTTGGGTGAGAAATTACATTTTCAAACGACTAAACCAGCTTTTGAAATCCTCACAGAATTTTCTTTTGTTTGGGATGTAGAACAGTTGGGTAAAGACTGGTATCGCATTCACAACTTATTGCGTCGCTTAGACTATGAAGGGGGTAACAAAACTACCCAACAAGCGCATGAGGTGTTAGAAAAATATTACCGCCAACAAGGGAAAGTAGCAGAAGCAATTTATCACGCTAACCGCTTGGACTGGTTGCGGGGTGTAAATGAGTGGGTGAACGTGTTTGACGAAGCATTGCAAAAGAGTCGTTATGAACAATGTCGTTCACTGTTGGAAATCAGAAATGAAATAGTGATAGAGAGCAATTTTGATTTGGGTAGAGTATCCCAACATGAAGGCGATTACTTTGCAAAATTAGCTCGATATCAAGAAGCGCGAGAAGAATATTTAGAAGCTGTTGCTGCTTATGAACAAGAACTGAGAATTACTCCTGATGATACCGCTACCCTCAACAACTTGGGGAATGCGTTACAAAGATTGGGGGATTTGCAAACACAGCTTTCCCAGCATAGTGAAGCATTACAATCTTACAATAATGCGATCGCCAACTACAAATTAGCCCTCAACTTGGCTCCTGATGATACCGCTACTCTCAACAACTTGGGGAGTGCGTTACAAAGTTTGGGGGATTTGCAAACACAGCTTTCCCAGCATCATGAAGCATTACAATCTTACAACGATGCGATCGCCACTTACAAGTTAGCCCTCAACTTGGCTCCTAATAATATCTATGCTCTCAACAACTTGGGGTTAGCGTTACAAAGATTGGGGAATTTGCAAACAAAGCTTTCCCAGCATAGTGAAGCATTACAATCTTACAATAATGCGATCGCCACTTACAAATCAGCCCTCAACTTGGCTCCTGATTACATCAATGCTCTCAACAACTTGGGGAATGCGTTACAAAGATTGGGGAATTTGCAAACACAGCTTTCCCAGCATCATGAAGCATTACAATCTTACAATGATGCGATCGCCACTTACAAATCAGCCCTCAACTTGGCTCCTGATTACATCAATGCTCTCAATAACTTGGGGAATGCGTTACGAAGTTTGGGGGATTTGCAAACACAGCTTTCCCAGCATCATGAAGCATTACAATCTTACAATGATGCGATCACCACTTACAAATCAGCCCTCAACTTGGCTCCTGATTACATTCAAATTCTCAACAACTTGGGGAATGCGTTACGAAGTTTGGGGAATTTGCAAACACAGCTTTCCCAGCATCATGAAGCATTACAATCTTACAATGATGCGATCGCCGCTTACAAATTAGCCCTCAACTTGGCTCCTGATTACATCAATGCTCTCGATAACTTGGGGAATGCGTTACAAAGTTTGGGGGATTTGCAAACACAGCTTTCCCAGCATCATGAAGCATTACAATCTTACAATGATGCGATCGCCGCTTACAAATCAGCCCTTAACTTGGCTCCTGATTATATCAATGCTCTCAATAACTTGGGGAATGCGTTATTGCGTTTAGGTATATTTCTTTTAGAATCATCCCAAAAACAAGAAGCTGTAAATTGTATTCAAGAAGCATTAACTTTATTTAATCGCTCTTTAGCAATAGCTCCCGGTGGTGAGTCTGTTCGGAATTTGCGAGATAAATTACAAAATTTTCTGGATAATTTAGACTAA
- a CDS encoding Uma2 family endonuclease: MVANPSYSYISPEDYLQGEETSPVKHEYRQGEVYAMAGASNTHVIIAGNLFATLRNHLRGSGCQAYISDTKAHIESINTYYYPDVMVSCDQRDKTFNNFLRYPCLIIEVLSPSTEGFDRGDKFADYRNLESLQEYVLVSQNRINLEIFRRNPEGQWVLYPYGKEDTIHLASVDFRCAVTDVYEDVTFESPQLTTE; the protein is encoded by the coding sequence ATGGTAGCAAATCCCAGTTATAGCTATATTTCCCCAGAAGACTATCTCCAAGGCGAAGAAACCAGCCCTGTTAAGCACGAATATAGACAGGGAGAGGTTTACGCAATGGCAGGAGCAAGTAATACTCATGTAATTATTGCAGGTAATCTGTTTGCTACGCTGAGAAATCATCTGCGTGGAAGCGGATGTCAGGCTTACATATCAGATACCAAGGCACATATTGAATCGATTAATACCTATTACTACCCTGATGTCATGGTAAGTTGTGACCAAAGGGATAAAACCTTTAACAATTTTTTGCGTTATCCCTGTTTAATCATTGAGGTTTTATCACCTTCTACAGAAGGCTTTGACAGAGGTGATAAATTTGCTGATTACCGAAATTTAGAATCACTTCAAGAATATGTATTAGTCAGTCAAAACCGCATCAATCTGGAAATTTTTCGCCGTAACCCAGAAGGGCAATGGGTACTTTATCCCTATGGAAAAGAGGATACAATACATCTAGCGAGTGTAGATTTTCGCTGTGCTGTTACAGACGTGTATGAAGATGTTACTTTTGAATCGCCTCAATTGACAACCGAGTAA
- a CDS encoding DUF6464 family protein: MEPDSLPTEVILTHPRQSLGRVQLDWTPQPGNYLDFQGNTYAVLERRHRYQLKLGRYSLHNIALYVQSAKRPDEKSLVKGRWVIGDATCRYNADSELIRCAVNPEGPCKSCRFYENLELRTEE; encoded by the coding sequence ATGGAGCCAGATTCTTTACCAACCGAGGTAATTCTGACGCACCCGCGTCAGTCACTCGGTAGGGTGCAACTCGATTGGACACCCCAACCAGGAAACTATCTCGATTTTCAAGGTAACACCTACGCGGTTTTAGAGCGCCGCCACAGGTACCAACTTAAATTAGGCCGCTACAGCTTGCATAACATAGCGCTTTACGTGCAGTCTGCTAAACGGCCAGATGAAAAAAGTTTAGTCAAGGGACGTTGGGTAATTGGTGATGCTACCTGTCGCTACAATGCTGATTCAGAACTTATTCGTTGTGCAGTCAATCCAGAGGGGCCTTGCAAGTCTTGCCGTTTTTATGAAAACTTAGAACTTAGAACTGAGGAGTAA
- a CDS encoding DNA-processing protein DprA: protein MLNHVLAPDTQAILLLCASFGQNRQIEPLPLTLGEYNLLTDWLRENQMRPADLLEATAKAQLQKITNNKLNPDRLLALLQRGAMLSLAVEKWTSRGLWVLGRSDTKYPKRLKQILKHSAPAIIYGVGNTELLSLGGLAVVGSRDVDEDILAYTRRVVQTCSQQRIQVISGGARGIDQESMLGILDNGGTSIGVLADSLTKAAVNSKYRSSIQEGRLTLISSYDPDSGFNTGNAMGRNKYIYSLADYALVVNSAFGKGGTWAGAVEALSKLKEIPVFVKMVSPVPEGNQQLYNQGAKPFPSEFENGNLREILAKAIADFKHIRTEVITKENAEQNVKTLPQDLPTIPEDIYDVVLPFILNHLEQPKDAKSLADSLKVRKVQMDDWLKRALDEGKVRKINKPVAYVLNQPDTQLSLL from the coding sequence ATGTTAAATCATGTCCTAGCACCAGATACTCAAGCAATTTTGCTGTTGTGTGCCAGTTTTGGACAAAATCGCCAAATTGAACCGCTACCTCTGACTCTGGGTGAATATAACTTGCTAACAGATTGGTTGCGGGAAAATCAAATGCGTCCAGCAGATTTATTGGAAGCAACAGCAAAAGCACAGTTACAAAAAATAACTAATAATAAACTTAACCCTGATAGGCTTTTAGCTTTATTACAACGGGGTGCAATGTTAAGTTTAGCAGTGGAAAAATGGACAAGTCGCGGTTTATGGGTGTTGGGACGCAGTGATACTAAATACCCGAAACGTCTCAAACAAATATTGAAACATTCAGCACCAGCGATTATTTATGGAGTTGGGAATACAGAATTATTATCTTTAGGAGGACTAGCAGTTGTCGGTTCTCGTGATGTAGATGAAGATATACTCGCTTACACCCGCAGAGTTGTACAGACTTGTTCTCAACAAAGAATACAGGTTATTTCTGGTGGTGCGCGGGGAATAGATCAAGAATCAATGTTAGGTATTTTGGATAATGGAGGAACTTCTATTGGTGTGTTAGCTGATAGCTTGACTAAAGCAGCAGTAAATAGCAAATATCGTTCCAGTATTCAAGAAGGTAGATTAACTTTAATTTCTAGCTATGATCCTGATTCTGGCTTTAATACCGGTAACGCAATGGGTCGAAATAAATATATTTATAGTTTAGCAGATTATGCCTTAGTTGTTAATTCCGCTTTTGGTAAAGGTGGAACTTGGGCTGGTGCGGTGGAAGCATTATCTAAACTGAAGGAAATTCCTGTATTTGTGAAAATGGTATCTCCAGTACCAGAAGGAAATCAGCAATTATATAATCAAGGTGCAAAACCGTTTCCTTCAGAATTTGAAAATGGTAATTTGCGGGAAATATTAGCAAAAGCTATTGCTGATTTCAAGCATATAAGAACTGAAGTTATCACAAAAGAAAATGCAGAACAAAATGTTAAAACTCTCCCACAAGATTTACCCACAATTCCTGAAGATATTTATGACGTTGTTTTACCTTTCATCCTCAATCATTTAGAGCAACCCAAGGATGCAAAATCTCTTGCGGATTCTCTAAAAGTCAGAAAAGTACAAATGGATGATTGGTTAAAAAGAGCTTTGGATGAGGGGAAAGTCAGAAAAATTAATAAGCCTGTTGCTTATGTACTCAATCAGCCAGATACTCAACTTTCTTTGTTGTGA
- a CDS encoding DUF29 domain-containing protein, which yields MSPLTTDSQNLYEVDYLQWLETTVEKLRSQEYSTVDWGNLIEEIEDMGRSEKRSLESNLIVIILHLLKWHFQPDNRSGSWEGSIIEHRRRVKKLLNESPSLKPYLESIFVESYTEAVKQSKAETRLPLENFPIECPYTLANVIDDEFLPE from the coding sequence ATGTCTCCTCTAACAACTGATTCCCAAAATCTTTATGAAGTAGATTATCTGCAATGGCTAGAAACTACTGTAGAAAAACTCCGAAGTCAAGAATATTCAACTGTGGATTGGGGGAATCTGATTGAGGAAATTGAGGACATGGGAAGGAGTGAGAAAAGAAGTTTAGAAAGCAACTTGATTGTAATTATATTGCATTTGCTTAAATGGCATTTTCAACCAGATAATAGAAGTGGTAGCTGGGAAGGAAGCATTATTGAACATCGCCGCCGAGTTAAAAAACTTCTCAACGAATCTCCTAGCCTCAAGCCTTATCTAGAAAGTATATTTGTCGAGTCCTATACAGAAGCAGTCAAACAATCAAAAGCTGAAACTAGACTACCATTAGAGAATTTTCCTATAGAATGTCCATATACTCTAGCAAATGTAATTGATGATGAGTTTTTGCCGGAGTAA
- the glmS gene encoding glutamine--fructose-6-phosphate transaminase (isomerizing), translating to MCGIVGYIGTQAATEILLAGLEKLEYRGYDSAGIATIWEGEVSCVRAKGKLLNLRSKLEQIENPAQLGIGHTRWATHGKPEEYNAHPHLDTAKRVAVVQNGIIENYRELREKLKGQGHKFVSDTDTEVIPHLIAEFLKHSPVDSLFGLLDAVRQAVNSLEGAFAIAVVSADYPDELIVVRQQAPLVIGFGQGEFFCASDTPAIAPYTRAVLPLENGEIARLTPLGVEVYNFAGERLKKHPRTLNWNPIMVEKQGFKHFMLKEIYEQPGVVRACLEAYLQPEWNAQLTEQSPFKLGLPPEIYADLEQIQIVACGTSWHAALVGKYLLEQLAGIPTQVQYASEFRYAPSPLTPYTLTIGVTQSGETADTLAALAMEKERRSGKGERYQPRLLGITNRPESTLGNMVANIIDTHGGIEIGVAATKTFVAQLMAFYALALDLAYRRQTITLDRLEEILAGLSQLPGKIEAILETQERYIEHLVHDFTETKDFIFVGRGINFPIALEGALKLKEISYIHAEGYPAGEMKHGPIALLDAKVPVVAIAIPGTVYEKVISNAQEAKARDSRLIGVTSVNHGEAAEIFNDLIPVSDVEELLSPILTVIPLQLLAYHIAARRGLDVDQPRNLAKSVTVE from the coding sequence ATGTGCGGAATCGTTGGATATATTGGCACTCAAGCGGCGACAGAAATTTTACTCGCTGGTTTGGAAAAGTTGGAGTATAGAGGCTACGATTCTGCGGGAATCGCCACGATTTGGGAAGGTGAGGTTAGTTGTGTGCGGGCTAAGGGGAAACTGCTTAACCTGCGTTCTAAACTTGAACAAATAGAAAATCCAGCCCAATTGGGGATTGGTCACACCCGCTGGGCAACTCATGGTAAACCTGAAGAGTATAATGCCCATCCCCATCTAGATACGGCCAAGCGAGTGGCGGTGGTGCAAAATGGAATTATTGAAAACTACCGCGAGTTACGCGAAAAACTAAAAGGGCAAGGACACAAATTTGTTTCTGATACCGATACAGAGGTGATTCCCCACCTGATAGCGGAGTTTCTCAAGCATTCTCCGGTGGATTCCCTGTTTGGCTTATTAGATGCGGTTCGTCAAGCTGTGAATAGTTTAGAGGGGGCATTTGCGATCGCAGTTGTTTCCGCTGACTACCCCGATGAATTGATTGTAGTCCGGCAACAAGCCCCGCTGGTAATTGGTTTTGGACAAGGTGAGTTTTTCTGCGCCTCTGACACTCCGGCGATCGCGCCCTACACCAGAGCCGTGCTACCTTTAGAAAATGGCGAAATTGCCCGCTTGACTCCTTTAGGCGTTGAAGTTTACAACTTTGCTGGGGAGAGGTTAAAAAAACACCCCCGCACCCTCAACTGGAATCCCATCATGGTGGAAAAGCAGGGATTCAAGCATTTTATGCTCAAGGAAATCTATGAGCAACCAGGAGTGGTACGGGCTTGTTTAGAAGCTTATTTGCAACCTGAATGGAATGCACAATTAACTGAACAGTCACCTTTTAAACTCGGTTTACCACCGGAGATTTACGCAGATTTAGAACAAATTCAAATCGTCGCTTGTGGTACTAGCTGGCACGCTGCTTTAGTGGGTAAATACTTGCTTGAACAACTGGCGGGAATTCCCACACAGGTGCAGTATGCTTCTGAGTTTCGCTATGCACCATCACCGCTAACGCCTTATACACTTACCATTGGCGTGACCCAATCAGGAGAAACCGCCGATACTTTGGCAGCTTTGGCGATGGAAAAAGAACGCCGCAGCGGAAAAGGAGAAAGGTATCAGCCGAGACTGTTGGGGATTACCAATCGCCCAGAAAGCACCTTGGGTAATATGGTAGCGAATATTATCGATACCCACGGGGGAATTGAAATTGGCGTCGCGGCTACGAAAACTTTTGTCGCCCAACTGATGGCGTTTTATGCTTTGGCTTTAGATTTGGCTTATCGTCGTCAAACGATTACTCTCGACAGATTAGAGGAAATTCTTGCAGGGTTAAGCCAGTTACCAGGGAAAATTGAAGCGATTTTGGAGACTCAAGAGCGTTATATTGAGCATTTGGTACACGACTTTACCGAAACTAAAGATTTTATCTTTGTGGGTAGGGGGATTAATTTCCCGATCGCATTAGAAGGGGCGTTAAAGTTAAAGGAAATCAGCTATATTCACGCTGAGGGCTATCCAGCGGGGGAAATGAAGCATGGGCCGATTGCTTTATTGGATGCTAAAGTGCCTGTAGTGGCGATCGCAATTCCGGGAACTGTCTACGAAAAAGTTATTTCTAACGCCCAAGAAGCAAAAGCCAGAGATTCCCGTTTAATTGGCGTTACTTCTGTCAATCATGGCGAAGCAGCAGAAATCTTCAACGACTTAATCCCCGTCTCGGATGTGGAAGAGTTACTTTCCCCCATTCTCACAGTAATTCCCCTGCAATTATTGGCTTATCATATTGCAGCCCGTCGCGGTTTAGATGTAGATCAACCGAGAAATTTAGCTAAGTCTGTAACTGTGGAATAA
- a CDS encoding helix-turn-helix domain-containing protein, whose protein sequence is MRELAQKQGWTLQDVADRAGVNYNTVKSYARRDDGMNTVDLSAVYKIARAFEVSIEELMELVEE, encoded by the coding sequence ATACGAGAATTAGCCCAGAAGCAAGGTTGGACACTGCAAGATGTTGCTGATCGTGCTGGAGTCAACTACAACACAGTCAAAAGCTATGCTCGGCGTGATGACGGTATGAATACAGTTGATTTAAGTGCAGTCTATAAAATAGCCCGTGCTTTTGAGGTAAGTATTGAAGAATTAATGGAATTAGTGGAAGAGTAG